A region of the Sinorhizobium arboris LMG 14919 genome:
CATGGCGAGCCCGGTCTATATCGACTGCCGCAAGCTGATCTCCTATCCGCGCATCCGCTCGGCGGTCATGGATTTCGCTGCCGCGACGATCCTCCGCGAAGCCGGCTTCGAGCAGTTCGACGTGGTGGCCGGCGGCGAGACCGCAGGCATTCCCTTCGCAGCGATGCTTGCCGAGCGTCTCGGCCTGCCGATGATCTATGTGCGCAAGGCGCCGAAGGGACACGGCCGCAACGCCCAGATCGAAGGTCATATGCCGGAGGGTGCGCGTGTCCTTGTCATCGAGGATCTGACGACCGCCGGCGGCTCGATGTTCAAGTTCATCGATGCGATCCGCGCGGCCGGCGGCGTGGTCGAGCACGGCATCGCCCTCTTTTATTACGACATCTTCCCGGAAGCCCGCGGCAGCATGAAGTCGAAGGGCGTCGACCTGCACTACATCGCCACCTGGCGCAATGTGCTTGCCGTCGCGCGTGAGCAGGCGCTGTTCGACGAGAAAACGCTGAACGAGGTCGAAGCCTTCCTGGATGCTCCGCTCGACTGGTCGGGTCGTAACGGCGGCGTCAGCGCGCTCGCGGTCCAATAACGAAGGGCCTGGCGCGATTTGTCGGCTCGGTTGAATAGGTTTGGGGAGGAATGGACATGATCGTTTGCTGCGGAGAGGCCCTGATCGACATGCTGCCGCGGGAGACGACCGCGGGCGAGAGCGCCTTTGCGCCCTATGCGGGTGGCGCGATCTTCAACACGGCCGTCGCGCTCGGCCGGCTCGGCGTCCCCACAGGCTTTTTCACCGGACTTTCGGACGATATGTTCGGCGACATCCTGCGCGCGACGCTCGAGGCTGCGAATGTCGATTTCGCTCCCTGCGCCACGCTGCCGCTGCACACGACGCTCGCCTTCGTGAAGCTCGTCAGCGGGCATGCGAGTTACGCCTTCTTCGACGAGAACACGGCCGGGCGGATGATCACCACGGAGCACCTACCGGCGCTCGGGGATTTCTGCGAGGCGCTGCACTTCGGCGCGATCAGCCTCATTCCCGAGCCCTGCGGCTCCACTTACGAGGCGCTGATGGCGCGGGAGCACGAAAAACGGGTGATCTCCTTCGATCCGAATATCCGCCCCGGCTTCATCAAGGACCGGGAGGCGCATGTCGGACGCATGAACCGAATGGCTGCCATGTCGGATATCGTCAAGTTCTCCGACGAGGACCTTGCCTGGTTCGGCGTGGAGGGCAGCCACGACGCGCTCGCAGCCGAATGGCTGAAACGCGGCCCGAAACTGGTGCTGATCACCCGCGGCGCGGACGGCGCCGTCGGTTATACGAGTGACCAAAAGGTCGAGGTCGCGAGCGAACGGGTCGAGGTCGTCGATACGGTCGGAGCGGGTGACACTTTCGACGCCGGTGTACTGGCCTCGCTGAAGTTCAATAACCTCCTGACCAAGGATAAGGTGGCAAGTCTGACCGACGAGGCGATCCGCCAGGCCTTGACGCTCGGAGCGAAGGCTGCGGCCGTCACCGTCTCGCGCGCGGGTGCCAATCCGCCCTGGCGGCACGAACTCGGGCTGTGAGATTGGTGCCGGCCACGCGCGGCTGACCGATCGCTCCGATGGGAACGTTTCAACAAGGGGAACGCGGTCACCGAGAGTGCCGTGGGGATTCTCCCCCTGGTGGGGGAGAGGGGCGGCCAGAGGCGTGCTTCGCTGAGCCCCTGTTGCCGATCAGCGTGCCGCCTTCAACAGCGCAGCGACCAGGCCGGCGGTCGAGGAATCGTGCCCTTCGGCGCTTTCCTTGCCTTCGATGACGGGCAGCAGGCCGGTAGCCAACTCCTTGCCGAGCTCGACGCCCCACTGGTCGAAGGAGTTGATGTTGAAAAGTGCGCCTTCGACGAAAACGCGATGTTCGTAAAGCGCGATCAGACGGCCGAGCGCGAAGGGATCGAGCCGGTCGTAGACGATGGTGAGCGACGGCCGGTTGCCCGCGAAGACGCGGTGCGGAGCGATCTTGTCCGCCTTCGCCTCGTCCATGCCCTTGGAGGTAAGCTGCGCTTTGGCTTCCGCCAGCGTACGACCCTTCATCAGAGCTTCTGATTGCGCCAGGCAGTTCGCCATGAGGAGCTGGTGCTGGTGGCGCAGGTCTTTCTCATGACCGTTCGCCGCGATCATGAACTCGGCGGGTATGATATCGGTCCCCTGGTGAATGAGCTGGTAGAAGGCGTGCTGGCCGTTGGTGCCGGGCTCGCCCCAGACGACAGGACCGGTCGAGAACTCCACCGGATGGCTGTCGAGCGTGACGCCCTTGCCGTTCGATTCCATGTCCAGCTGCTGCAGATAGGCCGGAAAGCGCGTAAGCCGCTGATCGTAGGGCAGGATCGCCCGCGACGGGTAGCCGAGAACGTTGCGATTGTAAAAGCCGATGAGTCCGAGCAGCATAGGGATGTTCTGGCGAAGCGGCGCGGTGCGGAAATGCTCGTCGATCGCGTGACCGCCGTCGAGGAAACGGCCGAAATTCTCCTTGCCGATCGCGATCATCAGCGGCAGTCCGATTGCCGACCAGATGGAATAACGTCCGCCGACCCAGTCCCAGAAGCCGAAGACGCGGGCGGCATCGATGCCGAAGGCGCCGACCTTGTCCAGGGCGGTCGAGACGGCCGCGAAGTGATGGCCTACCGCCGCCTCGCCGAGCTTGCCGGCGATGAAGGCGCGGGCAGTCGCCGCATTGGTCATCGTCTCGATGGTGGTGAAGGTCTTGGAGGCGATGATGAAGAGAGAGGTCTCGGGATCGAGGAGCTTCAGCGTGTCGGCGATGTGTGCGCCGTCGACGTTGGAAACGAAGTGAAGCCGGGGGCCGTCATGGAAGGGCGCGAGCGCCAGCGTCGCCATGACTGGACCGAGATCGGAGCCGCCGATGCCGATATTGACGACATCGGTGATCTGCTTGCCGGTGGCGCCCTTCAGTGCTCCCGAGCGGATGCCGTCGGCAAAGCCGCCCATGGCCCCCAGCACGGCGTTGACGTCCGGCATGACGTCCTTCCCGTCCACGAGCACCGGCCGGTTCGACCTGTTCCTGAGCGCCGTATGCAGAACCGCGCGCTCCTCCGTGATGTTGATGGTATCGCCCCGGAACATCGCCTCGCGCTTCTCCTCCACCTTCGCCGCCTTGGCGAGCGATTCGAGACCCTCGATGATCCTGTCGTTCACCGCGCATTTGGAATAGTCGAAGAGGAGGTCGTCGAGCGCCGTGCTGAAGCGCGAAAAGCGGTTCGGATCGGCCGCGAAGGCGGCGCGGATATCGGTCGCGTCGGTCTCGCGTGCAGTGGCTTTCAGGTTTTCGACAAGCGCTTTCATCGCAGGGCTCCTTGCATTGCAACCAGGGCATGGAATGGGGGCATCGGAATTGGCTGCGATAGCTAGTCGGTTTAACCGCGGCAAATCAAGGGCGGGTGTGCGCTGCAGCGAAAAAAGGCGGGCGGCTCCGCCCCTTGCATCCGCACGGAGGAGATTTTGTGCAGATAAAAGGGGCTGGCGGGCGAGCCGCGCTACCCGCGCAGGTCCTTGCGCAGGATCTTGCCGACATTCGACTTCGGCAGTTCGGTGCGGAATTCCACGTGTCGCGGCCGCTTGTAGTTGGTGAGGTTGGCGGCGCAGTGGCGCTTGACCTCTTCTTCGGTGAGGTTCGGATCCCTGCGCACGACGAAGAGCTTGACCGCCTCGCCGGAATGCGGGTCGGCAATACCGATTGCGGCGCATTCGAGGATGCCGGGATGGGTCGCCGCCACCTCTTCGATCTCGTTGGGGAACACGTTGAATCCGGAGACGAGAATCATGTCCTTCTTGCGGTCGACGATCTTCGTCTGCCCTTCGGCATTCATGAAGCCGACATCGCCGGTACGAAAGAAACCGTCCGGCGAAATGGCTTTGGCCGTCTCCTCGGGGCGCTGCCAGTAGCCCGCCATCACCTGCGGCCCGCGAATGCAGATTTCACCGATTTCGCCCACGGGGAGCGTGCGACCGTCCTCGTCGCGGATCTCGACCTCCGTCGAGGGCAACGGTATGCCGATCGTGCCCGTGAAATCGTCGGTGTCGAGGCGGTTGGCGGTCGCGACCGGCGAGGTCTCCGAAAGTCCGTAGCCCTCATGGATCGGGCAGCCGGTCAGCTCCAGCCAGCGCTCGGCTACCGGACGCTGCACCGCCATGCCGCCGCCGAAGGTCAGGATCAGCGACGAGAAGTCCAGCTTGCGGAACTCGGGATTGTTCATGAGCGCATTGAACAGTGTGTTGAGGCCCGGAAAGATGTTCGTCCTGTACCTGCCGAGCTCCTTGACGAAGGCGGGAATGTCGCGCGGGTTCGGTATCAGGATGTTGTTGCCGCCGGTTGCCAGCCCCATCAGCGAATTCACCGTGAGCGCGAAGATGTGGTAGAGCGGCAGCGCGCACATGAAGGTCAGGCTCTCCGGGCGCGGCTTGCGCAGGAAGGCCGTGTTCAGCCACAGCTCCATCTGAGCCATGTTGGACAGAAGATTGGCGTGGGTGAGCGTTGCGCCCTTGGAGACACCGGTCGTGCCGCCGGTATATTGCAGGAACGCGACATCTCCCGGGGCCACGTTCGGGCGCTTGAAGCCGAGCGCCGCGCCCTTGGCAAGGACCGCCTTGAACGAAACGTGACCTGGAATCGACCAGGCGGGAACGAGCTTCTTGACGCGGCGCACCACCAGATTGACGATCGTTCCCTTCGGGCCAAGCATATCGCCCATGCTGGCGACCACGACATGCTTGACGCCGGTGCGGGCCAGGACCTGCTCGACCGTATGGGCGAAATTCTCAAGTACGAAGATCGCCTTGGCACCGGCATCCACCAACTGGTGCTCCAGCTCGCGCGGCGTATAGAGCGGATTGACGTTGACGACAGTGAACCCGGCTCGAAGGATTGCGTAGACGATCACCGGATTTTGAAGGATGTTGGGCATCATCACCGCAACCCGGTCGCCTTTCGCGAGCCCCAGAGATTGCAGCCAGGCACCGATTTTCGCCGAATGCGCGTTGAGGTCGGAGAAGGTCAGCGCCTTTCCCATGCAGGTGAATGCGGGGCGCCAGGAATATTGCGCAACCGCATGGTCGAAGAACTCGCCGATGGAACGGTAGCTGAGCGGGCCAATCTCGGCAGGTACCCCCGGCGGATAGGAGTCGAGCCAAATCTTCGCCGCGTTGGAACCCGTCTGCTGCGTGCTTGCTTCCGCCATGACCTTCCTCCCTCTGGTCGCCAATGAACGGCCGTCATCACGGCGAAGAAAAATCCCTCCCGATCTTCCTCTCCGTCGAAGATGCTGCTTTTAGCCCGCCTCTTCAAGCCGTAATCGGAATTATATAACTTTGACGTAAACGTCAACGATCTGCGGAATGGGCAGGCTTGCGAAATTTCGGCTGCGCCGCAGCACAGTTTCTTGCCGCGATATCGGCGGCCGGCGGCTTTGAGGCCGCACTTCCGTACGGAAATCAATGCCTGTCTTCCTGGAAAAGCTGAAAATCTTGCTGTCACGTCCCCCTGCTAGATGAAAAAGCGTGCGTTCTCGCGTAAAGCGCCGATTCGGTGCTTCTCGCCATCATTGCGCCGGAAACCGCGTCCAGCGGAGCGGAACGGGCTGGCAAGGTTGCGGGTTTGTTGTAAGGTTCGGATAGACGGAGGAGTGCTGGTGCAATTGGGCAATCGCGAACGAGAGAACCTTCCCGTGGAGCCGCGGCTCTTCGGGCAGCCGGCCCATTCACGCTCTGCCCTTGTCGTTCCGATCTCGGCGGCCCGGTGGCTGCTCGTCCTCGTTCTGCTTTGCGGCGTCTATTTCTTCCATGGTTTCCTCGTGCCGGTGCTTGCGGCCGTGGTGATCGGCTTTGCAAGCTGGCCCATTTACCGCCGGCTGCTTCAGGCCCTGGACGGCAACCGCACGCTTGCCGCGACGATCGCCATCATTTCCGTTGTCGCCTTTATTGTCGTGCCGATCTCGCTCGTTGTGATCTACGCCGTGGACGAGGTGCGCGATTGGCTCGTCTGGGCGGTTGCGACCAACGCGAACGGCGCACCCGCGCCCGCCTGGCTGACGACGATCCCGGCGGTGGGCGCCTGGCTTGGCGAACAGTGGGTCAAATATGTCGGCCACCCCGGGGCCCTCGGGGAATTGGTCCAGCTCGTCAGCGGCTCCAATATCGGCAACATATATCGCGGCGTGCTCGTGGTCGGCGCGTCCGCCTTCCAGTCCTTCCTGACGCTCTTGTTCATGCTCATCACGCTCTTCTTCGTCTACCGCGACGGCCAGTCCTTTTCGAAGCAACTGGACCATCTCGGCGAACGGATCTTCCCGATGCGCTGGGAGAGGCTGTCGCGCGTGGTGCCCCTCACGATCAGTTCGACCGTGACCGGCATGGGCATCATCGCGATCGGCGAGGGGATCGTGCTCGGCGTTGCCTATTGGCTCGCCGGCGTGCCGTCGCCGGTCACGCTCGGCATCATCACAGGAATCATGGCGCTCGTGCCGGGCGGCGCTCCGCTCTGCTTCACCCTGGTCTCGGTCTATCTTGTCGCAAGCGGCTCGCCGATCCATGGCGTCGCGCTCTTCACCTGGGGCACGACGGAGCTCTTCATCGTCGACAAGACATTGCGTCCGAGGCTCGTCGGCGGTCCGATCAAGCTCCCCTTCCTGCCGACATTTTTCGGCCTTGTCGGCGGCGTCAAGACCATGGGTTTTCTCGGTCTCTTCGTCGGTCCCGTGCTCATGGCGCTGCTCGTAGCCATCTGGCGCGAATGGCTGCGCGAGGTGACGAGCCAACCGGAACCGACCGGCAACGGGATCTCCGGGCTGGATATTTCCGCCAAGTGAGGCCGCAGCTGACGCCCAGCGGCCATATGGAATTTGCATCGAAGTTGTTCTAAGACAATCTGCAATCTTTAATTGGTAGGCCGCAATTCTCGAACATGAGTGTCGCACCTGACGGCGAAGACGCAGACGGGCCGGGCGCGGATCGGCGCCCCATAGCGGCGCGCGACAGCGGGTTCGCGCGGCGCCTGACGGCATTGCTACTGAAGACTGCGGTCACCCCGAACCAGATCTCGCTCGCAAGCGTCGTCTTTGCCGTACTGGGAGCGGGGGCCCTCCTTTTTGCAGCCGGCTGGCCGCTCCTCTATCTCGCGGCACTCGCCGCCATCCAGTTGCGCCTCCTGTGCAACCTCCTCGACGGCATGGTGGCGGTCGAGGGCGGGCGCGGCTCGCCGGTCGGAGCGCTCTACAACGAATTTCCCGACCGTGTTGCAGACACCTTGCTCATCGTTGCACTCGGCTATGCCGCCGGCGCAGGGTGGCTCGGCTGGGCGGCAGCGCTTGCGGCCGCCCTGACGGCCTATGTGCGAGTCTTCGGCGGATCGCTCGGGCAGGCCCAGGATTTCCGCGGTCCCATGGCGAAACAGCACCGCATGGCACTAATGAGTCTCGCCTGCGTGCTGGCACTCGGTGAAGCATTGCTGATGACAGAACGCCTGGTGCTTTATGCCGCGGCGTGGATCATTCTTGCCGGATCGCTTCTCACATGCGCGACCCGCACCCGGGCCATCGTCTCGCGCATTCGGAAAGGCGCGGAACCGTGATCGACCTGGCACTGATCGGCCTCACGCGGTTCATTGTCGGCGGGCAGGCGCACTGGATGGGCTCGTCGCCGGAAATGCGCCAGCGCATCTATTTCGCCAATCACGCAAGCCATCTCGATGCGCTGCTGATCTGGTCGGCGCTGCCGCGTGCGTTGCGTGCCTCGACGCATCCGATCGCAGCGGCAGACTATTGGGGCAGGGGCGCCGTCAGGCGCCATATCGGTCTCAAGGTGCTGAACGGAGTACTCGTGGACCGGTCGACCCATGGGCCGCCCGGTGCGGCGCTGGCACCCTTGCGCAACGTGCTCTCCGAGGGCGGGTCGCTCATTCTTTTCCCGGAGGGAACGCGTGGCAGCGAGCGGCTGCCGGGGCCGTTCAAGAGTGGGCTTTATTGGCTGTCGCAGGAATTTCCCCAGGTGGAACTGATCCCCACCTATCTCGACAATCCCTCGCGCGCCTTTCCGAAGGGAAGTTTTCTGCCCGTGCCCATCAGTTGCACCGTGCGTTTCGGACCACCCGTCGCGCATCGCGCCGGTGAGGAGAAGGACGGCTTTCTCGAACGCGCCCGCGCGGCGGTCGCAGCTCTCGCACCGAACTCAGTCGGATGAGGCCGCCATGCCCTTAAGCGACAAACTCGTGGTCCTCTTCGCCGGCGTCGGCGCTCTTCTCGGCGGGGCCACGCTGATCGGCTTCGTGCTGTCGCGCCGCGTTACCTCCGAAGCGGGGCGGGCGACGGCCGACAATCTCAATGCCCGCATCAGGGCCTGGTGGGTGATGATCGCCATCTTCGCCGTGAGCTTCGCTCTCGGACGGGGCGTGACGCTGGTGCTGTTTGCGCTCACCTCCTTCTACACGCTGCGCGAATTCGTCTCGCTGACGCCGACGCGCACCGCCGATCATCTGCCGCTCGTTGCCGCCTTTTACGTTCTATTGCCGCTGCAATACTGGCTGATCTGGATCGACTGGTACGCGCTCTTCACCATTCTGATACCGGTCTACGGCTTTCTCCTGCTGCCGAGCCTTTCCGCCATCAAGGGTGACACGGAGCAGTTCCTGCTGCGCGTCTCGCGAATCCAGTGGGGTCTGATGCTGACGGTCTATTGCATCAGCCACGCGCCGGCGCTTCTGACGCTCGACATCCCCGGCCGGCCCGGCGAAGGCTTCCTGCTTCTCTTCTTTCTCATCACCATCGCGCAGTTCAGCGACGTCATGCAGTATGTCTTCGGCAAGCTTTTCGGCCGGACGAAGATCGCACCCGTCGTCAGTCCGTCGAAAACGGTCGAGGGACTTGCCGGAGGCGGGCTTTCGGCCGTGGCCGCCGGCGCCGCCCTGTGGTGGATAACGCCCTTCACTCCGCTGGAGGCGGCCGCGATGGCCTTCGCCATCGTCGCCATGGGCTTCCTCGGCGGCCTGGCGCTCTCGGCCGTGAAGCGCTCGATGGGCGTAAAAGACTGGGGCTCGATGATCAGCGGCCATGGCGGCGTGCTCGACCGCATGGATTCGCTGAGCTTCGCGGCGCCGGTTTTTTTCCACCTGACGCGGTATTTCTATACGTGAGACGATGAAAAGCCGCTCCGGTGTGACGGCGGATCACGGTTTCGTGTTCCTCCTTGAAGGAAGAATTGCACCCTTCGAACAGTCGTTTCTCCTGCCGCTTCAGCCAATGAAAGGTGTCGCGGTCCACTACGGACAACAAGGAGAAGCCCGTGCGAATTGCAGTTCTGATTGTTCTGACGACTGTCCTTGCCACACCTGCTTCGGCGCAGGATACCGCACTCCATGACCCTTCGATCAGCCGCGATGCCCAGGACGGGGTGATCCGTCTTTATGGTGCGGGCGGTCCGCACACCGCGATCCGGAAAGTCGCGGATATCTGGACGAAGGAGACTGGGCGCAAGGTCGAAATCACCGCCGGACCGGAGAAGACATGGTCGAAAAAGGCGCAGGCCGATGCGGATGTCATCTGGGGCACGTCCGAACAGGCGATGACTGCCTTCCTCGAAACCTATAAGGGCTTCTCATCGGATCAGGTCGAACCGATATACCTGCGTCCGGCAGTGATTGCGGTGAAAGCGGGCAATCCCAAGGGGATCACGAAATTCGAAGACCTTCTGGCGGCAGAGACGAAAATCGTCGTGACCGAAGGGGCCGGTATAGCCAACACATCGGGGACGGGTGTGTGGGAGGATATCGCGGGGCGTCTTGGCCGGCTGGAGGATGTCGCGGCCTTCCGCAGGAACATTGTCGCTTTCGAACAGGGCTCCGGCGCCAGCTTCAAGGCCTTCAAAGCGTTGGATGCAGACGCCTGGATCACCTGGCCGAATTGGCCGATTTCGAACCCGGAAACCCTGGAAGCGGTGACGCTGGCAAGCGATCGCGCAATATGGCGCGACCTCAGCGTGGCCCTTGCCCCCGACGCCGATCCCGAAGCAGAAGCGTTTCTGGATTATCTGATTTCCGATGAGGCGCAGAAGATCATGTCCCGCGAAGGTTGGGTACGCTGACCTGATATCCGGGCGCCGGCAAGACCTGAGGCGGTTGGTGTCTCCCGCTCCGAGGCCCGTTGACATTCGGGGGTGCCCGCCGCGGCTTGTTTGATTTCCTTATCCCTGTGCTCGTTGTTTAGCCCGGGGACATGACTGACGGGCGTTCGGATACATCACTGACGGCTAATGCTGGCATGGATTTGGCTTCGAAGGGGGTATTCCATGCCGTGGCGAGAGGTATCAACTATGGGAGAGCGGCGGGAGTTTGTGCGACTTGCGCTGGAGGAGGGTGTGAACCGTCGGGAATTGTGCCGGCGGTTCGGATTCGCCGCGGGTATCGAAGGTCGATCGCGAAGAAAAATGGTGCCGCTTACGTGACTCGAACACGTGACCCCATCATTACGAATGATGTGAAAGCATCTTTCACGAACCGACTTTGCCCAACAGTGGATAACGCTTGAACCTTAGCATTTTCAGGGCTTGCGCGGCCATATGCCGGTCGTGTTAATAACACCAGCTAACAGGGGCAGACAGCCGCCTGTGTTACCCTGGCGTTACCCCGGAAAGCGGCATGTCAAAGACAATCCTGACCCAGAAGAAACTGGAATCGATCGGCAAGGCAGCCGCTGCTGAAGGCTATGTCGTCAGGACGGAAATTCCTGACGCGGGGCTTCCAGGTCTCTATCTCGTGGTGCAGCCAAGCGGCTCTATGAGTTGGGCGGTTCGGTATCGGCATGCAGGTCGGCCGCGGAAGATGACCATCGGGCCGTTCGTCTTAGGCGACGACGCAACATTCCCGCTTTCAGTCGCTCGGGCTGCCGCTAGGGAGGCGTTGCGCATTGTTGCCGACGGCAGAGACCCTGCAGCCGAAAGAGCCGAGCGTGAGGCGCAGCGGCCGGCAGAAATGGACCTTGTTCCGGCGGTGTTGGATGACTTCGTCAAAAGGCACGTAAAAAAGAAAAACCGCGAGAGCACCCAGAAGAACACCATCGCCTTCATCGATAACGAAATAAGGCCGGTATGGAAGTCTCGAGACATCAAGACCATCACCAAGCGTGACGTTGTTGATCTGCTCGACAAGATTGCCGATCGGGGCGCACCAGAATCCGCGGTGCGTGTGCGCGCTATCCTGAGCAAGTTTTTCAATTGGTGCGTCGATCGGGACATCGTCGGCGCTTCACCCGTTCCGAAGGGCACGACGGCGAAACAGGGCTCGAGCCGCGAGCGCGTTCTGACCGACGACGAAGTCAGACTGCTATGGCTGGCCTGCGATAAGGCAGGCTGGCCCTTCGGTCCGCTCGTTAAACTCCTTCTCTTGACAGCGCAGCGCCGCAACGAGGTCGCTCATGCAGAGCTCAAAGAATTCTCGCTGAAGGGAAACGATCAGCAGTGGGTTATTCCGGAGGAGCGGACGAAGAACGGCCAGGAACACGTCGTCCCTCTCTCCGCTCTGGCGCTGCAGATCATCGAGGCTCTTCCGAAGGTGGGGAAGAAGTTCCTGCTTTCCACGACTGGCGAAACGCCGATAAGCGGCTTCTCCAGGGCCAAGAAGATAATTGATGCTGAGATGCTTGCGCTGGCTAGGAAGGAGACGGAAGAGCGCGGTCTAGATCCGAATGAGGTGAAGTTGGA
Encoded here:
- a CDS encoding AI-2E family transporter; the encoded protein is MQLGNRERENLPVEPRLFGQPAHSRSALVVPISAARWLLVLVLLCGVYFFHGFLVPVLAAVVIGFASWPIYRRLLQALDGNRTLAATIAIISVVAFIVVPISLVVIYAVDEVRDWLVWAVATNANGAPAPAWLTTIPAVGAWLGEQWVKYVGHPGALGELVQLVSGSNIGNIYRGVLVVGASAFQSFLTLLFMLITLFFVYRDGQSFSKQLDHLGERIFPMRWERLSRVVPLTISSTVTGMGIIAIGEGIVLGVAYWLAGVPSPVTLGIITGIMALVPGGAPLCFTLVSVYLVASGSPIHGVALFTWGTTELFIVDKTLRPRLVGGPIKLPFLPTFFGLVGGVKTMGFLGLFVGPVLMALLVAIWREWLREVTSQPEPTGNGISGLDISAK
- a CDS encoding orotate phosphoribosyltransferase is translated as MFSNAFTDKAVMAELVAKMLWEIKAVHFRADEPYKLASGMASPVYIDCRKLISYPRIRSAVMDFAAATILREAGFEQFDVVAGGETAGIPFAAMLAERLGLPMIYVRKAPKGHGRNAQIEGHMPEGARVLVIEDLTTAGGSMFKFIDAIRAAGGVVEHGIALFYYDIFPEARGSMKSKGVDLHYIATWRNVLAVAREQALFDEKTLNEVEAFLDAPLDWSGRNGGVSALAVQ
- a CDS encoding CDP-alcohol phosphatidyltransferase family protein, translating into MSVAPDGEDADGPGADRRPIAARDSGFARRLTALLLKTAVTPNQISLASVVFAVLGAGALLFAAGWPLLYLAALAAIQLRLLCNLLDGMVAVEGGRGSPVGALYNEFPDRVADTLLIVALGYAAGAGWLGWAAALAAALTAYVRVFGGSLGQAQDFRGPMAKQHRMALMSLACVLALGEALLMTERLVLYAAAWIILAGSLLTCATRTRAIVSRIRKGAEP
- a CDS encoding tyrosine-type recombinase/integrase, with protein sequence MSKTILTQKKLESIGKAAAAEGYVVRTEIPDAGLPGLYLVVQPSGSMSWAVRYRHAGRPRKMTIGPFVLGDDATFPLSVARAAAREALRIVADGRDPAAERAEREAQRPAEMDLVPAVLDDFVKRHVKKKNRESTQKNTIAFIDNEIRPVWKSRDIKTITKRDVVDLLDKIADRGAPESAVRVRAILSKFFNWCVDRDIVGASPVPKGTTAKQGSSRERVLTDDEVRLLWLACDKAGWPFGPLVKLLLLTAQRRNEVAHAELKEFSLKGNDQQWVIPEERTKNGQEHVVPLSALALQIIEALPKVGKKFLLSTTGETPISGFSRAKKIIDAEMLALARKETEERGLDPNEVKLEPWTLHDLRRTAASGMARLGFPVHVVEAVINHKSGAIQGVAKIYNRYDYLDEKRQALTAWADLVQQIASRRAAAGASLKGDVVV
- a CDS encoding carbohydrate kinase family protein, whose product is MIVCCGEALIDMLPRETTAGESAFAPYAGGAIFNTAVALGRLGVPTGFFTGLSDDMFGDILRATLEAANVDFAPCATLPLHTTLAFVKLVSGHASYAFFDENTAGRMITTEHLPALGDFCEALHFGAISLIPEPCGSTYEALMAREHEKRVISFDPNIRPGFIKDREAHVGRMNRMAAMSDIVKFSDEDLAWFGVEGSHDALAAEWLKRGPKLVLITRGADGAVGYTSDQKVEVASERVEVVDTVGAGDTFDAGVLASLKFNNLLTKDKVASLTDEAIRQALTLGAKAAAVTVSRAGANPPWRHELGL
- a CDS encoding phosphatidate cytidylyltransferase, which codes for MPLSDKLVVLFAGVGALLGGATLIGFVLSRRVTSEAGRATADNLNARIRAWWVMIAIFAVSFALGRGVTLVLFALTSFYTLREFVSLTPTRTADHLPLVAAFYVLLPLQYWLIWIDWYALFTILIPVYGFLLLPSLSAIKGDTEQFLLRVSRIQWGLMLTVYCISHAPALLTLDIPGRPGEGFLLLFFLITIAQFSDVMQYVFGKLFGRTKIAPVVSPSKTVEGLAGGGLSAVAAGAALWWITPFTPLEAAAMAFAIVAMGFLGGLALSAVKRSMGVKDWGSMISGHGGVLDRMDSLSFAAPVFFHLTRYFYT
- the pgi gene encoding glucose-6-phosphate isomerase, encoding MKALVENLKATARETDATDIRAAFAADPNRFSRFSTALDDLLFDYSKCAVNDRIIEGLESLAKAAKVEEKREAMFRGDTINITEERAVLHTALRNRSNRPVLVDGKDVMPDVNAVLGAMGGFADGIRSGALKGATGKQITDVVNIGIGGSDLGPVMATLALAPFHDGPRLHFVSNVDGAHIADTLKLLDPETSLFIIASKTFTTIETMTNAATARAFIAGKLGEAAVGHHFAAVSTALDKVGAFGIDAARVFGFWDWVGGRYSIWSAIGLPLMIAIGKENFGRFLDGGHAIDEHFRTAPLRQNIPMLLGLIGFYNRNVLGYPSRAILPYDQRLTRFPAYLQQLDMESNGKGVTLDSHPVEFSTGPVVWGEPGTNGQHAFYQLIHQGTDIIPAEFMIAANGHEKDLRHQHQLLMANCLAQSEALMKGRTLAEAKAQLTSKGMDEAKADKIAPHRVFAGNRPSLTIVYDRLDPFALGRLIALYEHRVFVEGALFNINSFDQWGVELGKELATGLLPVIEGKESAEGHDSSTAGLVAALLKAAR
- a CDS encoding long-chain fatty acid--CoA ligase; this translates as MAEASTQQTGSNAAKIWLDSYPPGVPAEIGPLSYRSIGEFFDHAVAQYSWRPAFTCMGKALTFSDLNAHSAKIGAWLQSLGLAKGDRVAVMMPNILQNPVIVYAILRAGFTVVNVNPLYTPRELEHQLVDAGAKAIFVLENFAHTVEQVLARTGVKHVVVASMGDMLGPKGTIVNLVVRRVKKLVPAWSIPGHVSFKAVLAKGAALGFKRPNVAPGDVAFLQYTGGTTGVSKGATLTHANLLSNMAQMELWLNTAFLRKPRPESLTFMCALPLYHIFALTVNSLMGLATGGNNILIPNPRDIPAFVKELGRYRTNIFPGLNTLFNALMNNPEFRKLDFSSLILTFGGGMAVQRPVAERWLELTGCPIHEGYGLSETSPVATANRLDTDDFTGTIGIPLPSTEVEIRDEDGRTLPVGEIGEICIRGPQVMAGYWQRPEETAKAISPDGFFRTGDVGFMNAEGQTKIVDRKKDMILVSGFNVFPNEIEEVAATHPGILECAAIGIADPHSGEAVKLFVVRRDPNLTEEEVKRHCAANLTNYKRPRHVEFRTELPKSNVGKILRKDLRG
- a CDS encoding substrate-binding domain-containing protein; its protein translation is MRIAVLIVLTTVLATPASAQDTALHDPSISRDAQDGVIRLYGAGGPHTAIRKVADIWTKETGRKVEITAGPEKTWSKKAQADADVIWGTSEQAMTAFLETYKGFSSDQVEPIYLRPAVIAVKAGNPKGITKFEDLLAAETKIVVTEGAGIANTSGTGVWEDIAGRLGRLEDVAAFRRNIVAFEQGSGASFKAFKALDADAWITWPNWPISNPETLEAVTLASDRAIWRDLSVALAPDADPEAEAFLDYLISDEAQKIMSREGWVR
- a CDS encoding lysophospholipid acyltransferase family protein produces the protein MIDLALIGLTRFIVGGQAHWMGSSPEMRQRIYFANHASHLDALLIWSALPRALRASTHPIAAADYWGRGAVRRHIGLKVLNGVLVDRSTHGPPGAALAPLRNVLSEGGSLILFPEGTRGSERLPGPFKSGLYWLSQEFPQVELIPTYLDNPSRAFPKGSFLPVPISCTVRFGPPVAHRAGEEKDGFLERARAAVAALAPNSVG